One window of Streptomyces sp. NBC_00273 genomic DNA carries:
- a CDS encoding CBS domain-containing protein: MKHLRTVEDVMTHAAISVERGTAFKDVVEALRMWNVSALPVLAEDGKVAGVVSEADLLITAQGPGAAHDTTAEQLMTRPAVTVTRGATIPTAARLMARRHLKRLPVVDGDGRLAGVVSRGDLLKVFLRPDPDIGAEVRELIAYQLVPHGSVEVYVHVANGVAYLHGSLPDPAMEDVVVRAAGSVPGVVDVKADFTTPAPSTNEAAQTGPVP, encoded by the coding sequence ATGAAGCACCTGCGCACCGTCGAGGACGTCATGACGCACGCCGCGATCTCCGTCGAGCGGGGAACCGCGTTCAAGGACGTCGTGGAAGCGCTGCGGATGTGGAACGTCAGTGCGCTCCCCGTCCTGGCCGAGGACGGAAAGGTGGCCGGCGTCGTCTCCGAAGCCGACCTGCTGATCACGGCCCAAGGCCCCGGCGCGGCCCACGACACCACCGCCGAGCAGCTGATGACCCGCCCGGCCGTGACCGTCACGAGAGGGGCCACCATCCCCACCGCGGCGCGTTTGATGGCCCGCAGACACCTCAAGCGCCTTCCCGTGGTCGACGGCGACGGTCGCCTCGCCGGCGTCGTCAGTCGCGGCGACCTGCTCAAGGTCTTCCTGCGCCCCGACCCTGACATCGGCGCCGAGGTCCGCGAGCTGATCGCGTACCAGCTGGTCCCGCACGGTTCCGTCGAGGTGTACGTCCATGTGGCCAACGGCGTCGCCTACCTGCACGGATCGCTGCCGGACCCGGCGATGGAGGACGTCGTCGTGCGCGCCGCCGGCAGCGTACCGGGCGTCGTGGACGTCAAGGCGGACTTCACCACCCCGGCACCCAGCACGAACGAGGCCGCACAGACAGGACCAGTCCCATGA
- a CDS encoding universal stress protein, with translation MNGHQPGRHGIVVGIDPDREWHLPLAWAADEAHRRRLPLRLVLAVPPRHETHHVGDAPGQNDTPDRIALRRAAADLLEAACDWVRARHPEVSVTGELLGGSPARVLGGAARDARMIVLGSRHLSRTAEFFSAGSLVVPVTAQARCPVVVVGDAEHISQQPPYVVVGIDGSPSATDALAFAFDEADLRGATLRVVHAWQPPLIMLDAEEEALRARHTLLSEATAGLSEKYPDVHVTHEVLTGHPVEELARAAEHALAVVVGRRGRGGYTGMRIGSVVHGLLHRAHCPVITVPTG, from the coding sequence GTGAACGGCCACCAGCCGGGAAGGCACGGCATCGTCGTGGGCATCGACCCGGATCGGGAGTGGCACCTTCCGCTGGCCTGGGCCGCCGACGAAGCCCACCGGCGCAGGCTCCCGCTGCGCCTGGTCCTCGCGGTACCGCCCCGGCACGAAACCCATCACGTCGGCGACGCTCCCGGGCAGAACGACACCCCCGACCGGATCGCCCTGCGGCGGGCCGCGGCCGACCTGCTCGAAGCGGCATGCGACTGGGTGCGCGCCCGCCACCCCGAGGTGAGCGTCACGGGCGAGCTGCTGGGAGGTTCTCCCGCCCGGGTCCTGGGCGGCGCGGCTCGGGACGCCCGCATGATCGTCCTGGGCTCCCGGCACCTGAGCCGCACCGCGGAGTTCTTCAGCGCCGGCTCGCTCGTGGTGCCCGTCACCGCCCAGGCCCGTTGCCCGGTCGTCGTCGTGGGCGACGCCGAGCACATCAGCCAGCAGCCGCCCTACGTCGTCGTGGGGATCGACGGCAGCCCGTCCGCCACGGACGCGCTGGCCTTCGCCTTCGACGAGGCCGACCTCCGGGGGGCGACGCTGCGCGTCGTCCACGCGTGGCAGCCGCCGCTGATCATGCTGGACGCCGAGGAGGAGGCACTGCGGGCCCGGCACACCCTGCTCTCCGAGGCCACCGCCGGCCTGTCCGAGAAGTACCCGGACGTGCACGTGACGCACGAGGTCCTCACCGGCCACCCGGTCGAGGAACTGGCCCGGGCCGCCGAGCACGCCCTGGCCGTCGTCGTGGGCCGTCGCGGTCGCGGCGGATACACCGGCATGCGGATCGGCTCCGTCGTCCACGGCCTCCTGCACCGGGCGCACTGCCCGGTGATCACCGTACCCACCGGCTGA
- a CDS encoding universal stress protein, with translation MENTFRTPDTSSVIVGVDGSESARSAAQWAAEEAVRRDRPLHIVYGADTDGRTLYLTAETVEMVRFNGRELLDDTAKAVAVEYPGLNVTTEFSRADAVTALHRAAGLHGTVVVGNRGLGGFHSLLLGSVGLGTAAIAMTPVIVVRGNHGAEETGTVLAAVRDEHDVQIARYAAREAELRKASLRLLHVWNILQSVGEVVSMLDGVDEIASGHEETLRAATDVIRGEFPDLDVQADAEKSISVAGVLVEASRHADLLVMGGRRAPGPLGLAPNLGKATHSLLHHAHCPVLLIPRTGSDFGSRA, from the coding sequence GTGGAAAACACATTCCGCACCCCGGACACCAGCTCGGTCATTGTCGGCGTGGACGGCTCGGAGTCGGCGCGCAGCGCCGCCCAGTGGGCTGCCGAGGAGGCGGTGCGCCGTGACCGTCCCCTCCACATCGTCTACGGGGCCGACACCGACGGCAGGACCCTGTACCTGACGGCGGAAACCGTCGAAATGGTCCGCTTCAACGGTCGTGAGCTGCTGGACGACACGGCGAAGGCCGTGGCGGTCGAGTACCCCGGCCTGAACGTGACCACCGAGTTCAGCCGGGCGGACGCCGTCACCGCCCTGCACCGGGCCGCAGGTCTCCACGGCACGGTCGTGGTGGGCAACCGGGGCCTGGGCGGATTCCACTCCCTCCTGCTCGGATCGGTGGGGCTGGGCACCGCGGCCATCGCCATGACCCCCGTCATCGTCGTCCGGGGCAACCACGGGGCCGAGGAGACCGGCACGGTCCTCGCCGCCGTGCGCGACGAGCACGACGTCCAGATCGCCCGGTACGCCGCCCGGGAAGCCGAGCTGCGCAAGGCCTCCCTGCGGCTGCTGCACGTGTGGAACATCCTCCAGTCCGTCGGCGAGGTGGTCAGCATGCTCGACGGCGTCGACGAGATCGCGAGCGGGCACGAAGAGACCCTGCGGGCCGCCACGGACGTGATCCGCGGCGAATTCCCCGACCTGGACGTGCAGGCCGACGCGGAGAAGAGCATCTCCGTCGCCGGAGTCCTGGTCGAGGCGTCCCGCCACGCCGACCTGCTCGTCATGGGCGGCCGCCGGGCGCCCGGGCCCCTCGGGCTCGCCCCCAACCTGGGCAAGGCCACGCACAGCCTGCTGCACCACGCGCACTGCCCCGTCCTCCTCATCCCCCGGACCGGCAGCGATTTCGGGAGCCGGGCGTGA
- a CDS encoding CBS domain-containing protein, producing the protein MKRIKVADLMTDEVVSVAPVTAFKDVAKLLAQYDISGVPVLDDEDRVVGVVSQTDLLAHTASPHSEDPHSEDLRSGDLRSEGLHSSRWNGSETGPPTAGDVMSSPAVTVHAEDTVADAARLMTRRSIERLPVVDVEDRLVGIVTRRDLLRTFLRPDSEIRRRVTDEVLVEVLGVPADDVEVHVVDGIVTLDGRVELRSQLAALLSLVERLDGVVAVASRVTARTDDTATTHADHARRAMPW; encoded by the coding sequence ATGAAGCGCATCAAGGTGGCGGACCTGATGACCGACGAGGTCGTCTCCGTGGCCCCGGTCACGGCCTTCAAGGACGTCGCGAAGCTCCTCGCCCAGTACGACATCTCGGGAGTCCCCGTCCTGGACGACGAGGACCGCGTGGTGGGCGTCGTTTCCCAGACGGACCTGCTGGCCCACACGGCGAGCCCCCACTCAGAGGACCCCCACTCAGAGGACCTCCGCTCAGGGGACCTCCGCTCAGAGGGCCTGCACTCCTCCCGGTGGAACGGCTCGGAGACGGGACCGCCCACCGCGGGCGACGTCATGTCCTCGCCCGCGGTCACCGTCCACGCCGAAGACACGGTGGCCGACGCCGCGCGGCTGATGACCCGTCGGAGCATCGAACGCCTCCCCGTCGTGGACGTGGAGGACCGGCTCGTCGGCATCGTCACCCGCCGGGACCTGCTCCGCACGTTCCTGCGCCCGGACTCCGAGATACGCCGACGCGTCACCGACGAGGTCCTCGTGGAGGTACTGGGCGTGCCGGCCGATGACGTCGAGGTCCACGTGGTGGACGGCATCGTCACCCTGGACGGCCGTGTCGAGCTGCGGAGTCAGCTCGCTGCGCTGCTCAGCCTCGTCGAACGCCTCGACGGGGTCGTCGCGGTGGCATCACGGGTCACCGCGCGCACCGACGACACGGCAACCACTCACGCCGACCACGCCCGCCGCGCGATGCCGTGGTGA
- a CDS encoding ABC transporter ATP-binding protein translates to MRDGPVIELTGLTKRYGPVRGIDRLSLTVAPGEVFGFLGPNGAGKTTTLRCLTGLLRPSGGRVRVLGLDPIADHRRVTPYLGYLPGELRLYPELSGSETLDLLAALQGAPVPRRSELCDRLGLTPAVLTRPVGGYSRGMKQKLGLVQAMQHDPHLMVLDEPTEGLDPLVQETFFALLGEAAAAGRTVLLSSHVLPEVQRTCGRVAIIRDGRLVTVQSVAGLREARARRIRLSFADGRGARPLGGAERWAPHWQGDRVELLVPPSEVVGALRTLLALAVVDITVEEAGLDEAFMDLYRDGDGREEP, encoded by the coding sequence ATGCGCGACGGGCCGGTGATCGAGCTGACGGGGCTGACCAAGAGGTACGGACCCGTGAGGGGAATCGACCGCCTCAGCCTCACGGTGGCACCGGGCGAGGTGTTCGGCTTCCTCGGGCCGAACGGCGCGGGGAAGACGACCACGCTGCGATGTCTCACCGGCCTGCTCCGGCCCAGCGGGGGACGGGTGCGGGTGCTCGGGCTGGACCCGATCGCCGACCACCGCCGCGTGACCCCGTACCTGGGCTACCTGCCGGGTGAACTGCGCCTGTACCCGGAACTCTCCGGGTCGGAAACGCTCGACCTGCTGGCGGCGCTGCAAGGAGCTCCGGTGCCCCGTCGCAGCGAGCTGTGCGATCGGCTGGGGCTGACGCCCGCGGTCCTCACCCGCCCCGTCGGAGGTTACTCGCGGGGCATGAAGCAGAAGCTCGGGCTGGTGCAGGCGATGCAGCACGATCCGCACCTGATGGTGCTCGACGAACCGACCGAGGGGCTCGACCCGTTGGTCCAGGAGACGTTCTTCGCCCTGCTGGGCGAGGCGGCCGCAGCCGGACGCACCGTCCTGCTCTCCAGCCACGTCCTGCCGGAGGTGCAGCGTACGTGCGGGCGCGTGGCGATCATCCGGGACGGACGACTGGTCACGGTCCAGAGCGTGGCCGGCCTGCGCGAGGCCCGTGCCCGACGGATCAGGCTGTCCTTCGCGGACGGGCGGGGGGCACGGCCACTGGGCGGCGCCGAGCGCTGGGCCCCGCACTGGCAGGGGGACCGGGTGGAGCTGCTCGTACCGCCGAGCGAGGTGGTGGGGGCCCTGCGCACCCTGCTCGCACTGGCGGTGGTCGACATCACGGTGGAGGAGGCCGGGCTGGACGAGGCCTTCATGGACCTGTACCGCGACGGTGACGGGCGGGAGGAGCCGTGA
- a CDS encoding glycoside hydrolase family 65 protein, which translates to MNTPWCWEYHRYDPKTERLVESLCALGNGRFATRGSAPESVADGIHYPGTYLAGCYDRLTSTIGGRTVSNEDMVRLPDWTALRYRCLPEGAPPGDWLTPDHPALRHSHVSLDLRAGTLSRRMLFHDVEGRRLGVTHTRLVHMGDPDLAAQHTLFKAYGWSGRIEIESVLDGDVTNAGVERYRALAGRHLVEHRAGVEAEGTAWSSCTTSTSRVRIGLAVRTTVRPLAPMGRACTAATATQRLVLPIRRAAPVVVVKTAALCTSLDRPPADPVGRSIDRASHAPDFDRLLASHRASWQRLWKEGELEVPGETGRVLRLHAFHVLQTLSPHTAELDVGVPARGLHGEAYRGHVFWDELFVLPYLALHLPETARALLMYRHRRLPAGREAARRAGAKGAMFPWQSGSSGAEETQRLHLNPRSGRWLPDHSRLQRHVGSAIAWNAWRYGRATGDIGFMHGPGAELLLHVAHFWADAATWDIGLGRYRIRGVVGPDEYHDAYPDAAAPGIDDNAYTNVTAAWVLARALELYGELPAARRAELLAHLGIGPDELRSWEDVSYRLYVPFHQDVISQFHGYGDLAELDWDGYRARYHDIRRLDRILEAEGDTPNRYQASKQADTLMLGYLFRPTELESLFTRLGYRLDDDLWRRTVAHYLRRTCHGSTLSSLVHGWVLARQQGPEAWRYCQEALLGDITDVQGGTTGEGIHLGAMGGTLDLVERGIVGLEPHGDGLHIDPVPLSEVPGSSFSISYLGHRDVRIRFRPGRLGISVPPSLLGPVPVVLPGDRKEGVAAGQERWFWLPKG; encoded by the coding sequence GTGAACACGCCCTGGTGCTGGGAGTACCACCGCTACGACCCCAAGACCGAGCGGCTGGTCGAGTCCCTGTGCGCCCTGGGCAACGGCCGGTTCGCCACCCGCGGTTCAGCCCCCGAAAGCGTCGCCGACGGCATCCACTACCCGGGCACCTACCTCGCCGGCTGCTACGACCGGCTCACCTCCACCATCGGCGGACGGACGGTCTCCAACGAGGACATGGTCCGGCTGCCGGACTGGACCGCCCTGCGGTACCGCTGCCTGCCCGAGGGGGCACCGCCCGGCGACTGGCTCACGCCCGACCACCCGGCCCTGCGCCACAGCCACGTATCGCTGGACCTGCGCGCCGGTACGCTCAGCCGCCGGATGCTCTTCCACGACGTCGAGGGCCGCCGCCTGGGCGTCACCCATACCCGCCTCGTCCACATGGGCGACCCGGACCTGGCGGCGCAGCACACGCTCTTCAAGGCGTACGGCTGGAGCGGCAGGATCGAGATCGAGTCCGTACTCGACGGCGACGTCACGAACGCGGGCGTCGAGCGCTACCGTGCACTGGCCGGGCGGCACCTCGTCGAGCACCGGGCCGGGGTGGAGGCGGAGGGCACCGCCTGGTCGTCCTGCACCACCAGCACCTCACGGGTTCGGATCGGGCTCGCGGTCCGGACGACAGTGCGTCCGCTGGCGCCGATGGGTAGGGCGTGCACCGCAGCCACCGCCACCCAGAGGCTCGTCCTGCCGATCAGGCGGGCCGCCCCGGTCGTCGTCGTGAAGACCGCTGCCCTGTGCACCTCGCTCGACCGTCCCCCGGCCGATCCCGTGGGCCGGAGCATCGACCGCGCCTCACACGCACCGGACTTCGACCGCCTGCTGGCCTCCCATCGGGCCTCCTGGCAACGCCTTTGGAAGGAGGGGGAGTTGGAGGTGCCCGGCGAGACCGGCCGAGTGCTGCGACTGCACGCCTTCCACGTCCTGCAGACCCTCTCGCCGCACACCGCGGAGCTCGACGTCGGCGTTCCGGCCCGCGGCCTCCACGGCGAGGCGTACCGGGGGCACGTCTTCTGGGACGAGCTGTTCGTCCTGCCCTACCTCGCCCTCCACCTCCCCGAGACCGCTCGAGCCCTGCTGATGTACCGGCACCGACGGCTCCCCGCGGGCCGGGAGGCCGCCCGCCGAGCCGGGGCCAAGGGAGCGATGTTCCCTTGGCAGAGCGGCAGTTCCGGAGCCGAGGAGACGCAGCGGCTGCACCTCAATCCGCGCTCCGGCCGCTGGCTGCCCGACCACTCCCGCCTCCAGCGCCACGTGGGATCGGCCATCGCCTGGAACGCGTGGCGGTACGGGCGAGCCACCGGTGACATCGGCTTCATGCACGGCCCCGGAGCCGAACTCCTCCTGCACGTAGCGCACTTCTGGGCCGACGCGGCGACCTGGGACATCGGCCTCGGCCGCTACCGGATCCGTGGCGTCGTCGGCCCGGACGAATACCACGACGCCTACCCGGACGCCGCCGCTCCCGGCATAGACGACAACGCCTACACCAACGTCACCGCCGCGTGGGTGCTCGCCCGCGCCCTCGAACTGTACGGGGAACTCCCGGCGGCCCGGCGCGCCGAGCTCCTCGCGCACCTCGGCATCGGCCCCGACGAGCTCCGCTCCTGGGAGGACGTCTCGTACCGCTTGTACGTGCCGTTCCACCAGGACGTGATCAGCCAGTTCCACGGCTACGGAGACCTCGCCGAGCTCGACTGGGACGGCTACCGCGCCCGATACCACGACATCCGCCGCCTGGACCGCATCCTGGAAGCCGAGGGCGACACCCCCAACCGCTACCAGGCGTCCAAGCAGGCCGACACCCTCATGCTCGGCTACCTCTTCCGCCCCACCGAACTCGAATCCCTGTTCACCCGCCTCGGATACCGCCTCGACGACGACCTCTGGCGCAGGACGGTGGCCCACTACCTGCGGCGCACCTGCCACGGCTCCACGCTCAGCAGTCTCGTACACGGCTGGGTCCTCGCCCGGCAGCAGGGCCCGGAAGCCTGGCGCTACTGCCAGGAAGCCCTGCTCGGCGACATCACCGACGTCCAGGGCGGCACCACCGGCGAAGGGATCCACCTCGGCGCCATGGGCGGCACCCTCGACCTCGTCGAGCGCGGCATCGTCGGACTCGAACCCCACGGCGACGGCCTGCACATCGACCCGGTGCCCCTCTCCGAAGTGCCCGGGTCCTCGTTCTCGATCTCCTACCTGGGGCACCGGGACGTCCGCATCAGGTTCCGGCCCGGCCGGCTCGGCATCAGCGTCCCCCCGTCGCTCCTGGGCCCGGTGCCCGTCGTCCTGCCCGGCGACCGGAAGGAAGGTGTTGCCGCGGGCCAGGAGCGGTGGTTCTGGCTACCCAAGGGTTGA
- a CDS encoding ABC transporter permease subunit: MRRRWPLLWLALYRRRRMLVALLVGMVVFEALIVVVAHAIPPGQLFSAGGKGPPSAYRAFSGSSGDVSIASYAGLLGAGLTHPFWIAMQLTAIGSLAAAAVAADVESGTVELVMVRPVSRTRLLTERTAALVLAALALNAAATLTVAVGVALSPDIRRAVPIGGVFAAGVMGLGFALCLIGPAMAVSAGGRRRAQVIGATIAIGAVGFAVNFIALAWGPAAPLRFLSPFHYYAPGDALAGGGVLWPQLGILVGVGTLGVLLADVLLRRRDLAP, translated from the coding sequence GTGAGACGGCGGTGGCCGCTGTTGTGGCTCGCCCTGTACCGGCGGCGCCGGATGCTGGTCGCCCTGCTCGTCGGCATGGTCGTCTTCGAGGCGCTTATCGTGGTGGTCGCCCATGCGATTCCTCCGGGGCAGCTCTTCTCGGCGGGCGGGAAGGGACCGCCCTCGGCCTACCGGGCGTTCAGCGGGTCCAGCGGTGACGTGTCGATCGCCAGCTACGCCGGGCTGCTGGGCGCCGGCCTCACGCACCCGTTCTGGATCGCCATGCAGCTCACCGCGATCGGTTCGCTCGCCGCGGCCGCCGTGGCGGCGGACGTGGAGTCCGGGACCGTGGAGCTGGTGATGGTGCGGCCCGTCAGCCGGACCCGGCTGCTGACCGAACGGACCGCCGCCCTGGTGCTCGCGGCGTTGGCCCTGAACGCGGCTGCGACCCTCACGGTGGCGGTGGGGGTGGCGCTGTCACCGGACATCCGCCGTGCGGTGCCGATCGGCGGGGTGTTCGCCGCAGGGGTCATGGGCCTCGGCTTCGCCCTGTGCCTGATCGGGCCGGCGATGGCCGTATCGGCCGGGGGACGACGACGGGCCCAGGTGATCGGCGCGACCATCGCGATCGGAGCCGTGGGATTCGCCGTCAACTTCATCGCGCTGGCGTGGGGGCCGGCGGCCCCGCTCAGGTTCCTCAGCCCGTTCCACTACTACGCCCCCGGCGACGCCCTGGCAGGAGGCGGCGTGCTCTGGCCCCAGCTCGGGATCCTGGTCGGCGTGGGGACGCTGGGCGTCCTGCTGGCCGATGTGCTGCTCCGGCGCCGCGATCTCGCGCCCTGA
- a CDS encoding Acg family FMN-binding oxidoreductase encodes MTATPLDPATVARLVDDAVTAPSMHNAQPWKFVFRAGSGTLALYGDPDRAMTRTDPNHRALHLGCAAALFNLRVSAARNGLPVRVRLLPDDCEPWLLATVAVDETAGEDHPLASLHGAVRRRRTSRYPFGDEPVPSALLDGLVAAARLEGCRLTVPDAWHMDTVLGLVRDAEHREEIDPLVRAETAAWASPVQGAPGRRRDGIPAAAFGPKSSAGPAPVRDFGRAGPVPDRGWAVFEKRPQLALLSTSGDTRIDWLHGGQAMERVLLQATADGLATSMTSQPLEWPELRWTVRDPVAAMGHVQMVIRLGYGPVGPATPRRPVTEVLEIRE; translated from the coding sequence ATGACCGCCACACCTCTCGACCCCGCCACCGTGGCCCGGCTCGTCGACGACGCCGTCACCGCCCCGTCCATGCACAACGCCCAGCCTTGGAAGTTCGTGTTCCGTGCGGGTAGCGGAACCCTGGCCCTGTACGGCGATCCGGACCGCGCCATGACGCGGACCGACCCGAACCACCGTGCCCTCCACCTCGGTTGCGCCGCGGCGCTGTTCAACCTGCGCGTGTCCGCGGCCCGGAACGGCCTCCCCGTCCGCGTACGGCTCTTGCCGGACGACTGCGAACCGTGGCTGCTCGCCACGGTGGCCGTCGACGAAACGGCGGGGGAGGACCATCCGTTGGCCTCCCTGCACGGCGCCGTCCGGCGCCGCCGCACCAGCCGGTACCCCTTCGGCGACGAGCCGGTACCCTCCGCACTGCTGGACGGCCTGGTGGCCGCGGCCCGCTTGGAGGGCTGCCGGCTGACCGTCCCGGACGCGTGGCACATGGACACCGTGCTCGGCCTGGTCCGGGACGCAGAACACCGCGAGGAGATCGATCCGCTCGTCCGGGCGGAGACCGCGGCCTGGGCCTCCCCCGTGCAGGGCGCTCCGGGAAGGCGTCGCGACGGCATTCCCGCCGCCGCGTTCGGACCGAAGAGTTCCGCAGGCCCCGCACCCGTACGCGACTTCGGTCGAGCCGGGCCGGTGCCGGATCGCGGCTGGGCCGTGTTCGAGAAGCGGCCGCAGCTGGCCCTGCTCAGCACCTCGGGGGACACGAGGATCGACTGGCTGCACGGCGGCCAGGCGATGGAGCGCGTCCTGCTCCAGGCCACGGCCGACGGCCTGGCCACCTCGATGACGTCCCAGCCCCTGGAATGGCCCGAGCTGCGGTGGACGGTCCGTGATCCGGTCGCGGCCATGGGACACGTACAGATGGTCATCCGCCTCGGCTACGGACCCGTAGGGCCCGCCACGCCCCGCCGCCCGGTGACCGAGGTACTGGAGATCCGGGAGTAG
- a CDS encoding Rv1733c family protein, with translation MHRRKRGTRGNPLRRAADRTRTRMHAAFALTCLLAVIAGLALGRAVWTDGHRAAEDTARHRRTVTATTVGGTTLRAGDRPSSPPLTVATATWYYPAHRTHTEAVPVPAATRSGETVRVWVDDDGRAATAPPDRAHIALNAAAAGAGAMAGTVLVGGALVAVRLRIVDARSGRSWETEWAGIEPLWSGRLRPGQGAGDD, from the coding sequence ATGCACCGACGGAAGAGGGGGACGAGGGGCAACCCCCTCAGGCGTGCGGCCGACCGCACCCGGACCCGTATGCACGCCGCCTTCGCACTGACCTGCCTGCTGGCGGTCATCGCCGGCCTCGCCCTCGGGCGGGCCGTTTGGACGGACGGCCACCGTGCCGCTGAGGACACCGCGCGCCACCGGCGCACCGTGACGGCGACCACGGTCGGCGGGACCACCCTCCGAGCCGGTGACCGGCCGAGCAGTCCGCCGCTCACCGTGGCCACCGCCACCTGGTACTACCCCGCCCACCGCACGCACACGGAAGCCGTCCCCGTGCCGGCAGCGACCCGCAGCGGTGAAACGGTCCGCGTGTGGGTCGACGACGACGGCCGGGCGGCCACCGCGCCGCCCGACCGGGCCCACATCGCTCTGAACGCGGCGGCAGCCGGCGCCGGTGCGATGGCCGGGACCGTGCTCGTCGGCGGCGCCCTCGTCGCCGTGCGCCTGCGCATCGTGGACGCGCGCAGCGGACGGTCCTGGGAAACCGAATGGGCGGGCATCGAGCCCCTGTGGTCCGGCCGCCTGCGGCCCGGCCAGGGTGCCGGCGATGACTGA
- a CDS encoding flavodoxin domain-containing protein translates to MSTKRVLVAYGTKHGATAGIAERIGETLREDGLDAVVLPAEEVHDVRAYDAVVLGGSLYAGHWSSKAKHCAERNADSLRHRPVWMFSSGPLDRSAEEHDIPPVAAVAREMQLVGAREHVTFGGSITARTPGFLAGALTRQGKGGDFRNPERIRKWAHHISAELVTA, encoded by the coding sequence ATGAGCACCAAGCGAGTCCTGGTCGCCTACGGCACCAAGCACGGCGCCACCGCCGGCATCGCCGAACGGATCGGCGAGACCCTGCGCGAGGACGGTCTCGACGCCGTCGTGCTGCCCGCCGAGGAGGTCCACGACGTTCGCGCCTACGACGCCGTGGTCCTCGGCGGCTCCCTCTACGCCGGCCACTGGAGCAGCAAGGCCAAGCACTGTGCCGAACGCAACGCCGACTCCCTGCGGCACCGGCCGGTGTGGATGTTCAGCAGCGGCCCGCTCGACCGCTCCGCCGAGGAACACGACATTCCCCCGGTCGCCGCGGTCGCCCGGGAGATGCAGTTGGTCGGAGCGCGCGAGCACGTGACCTTCGGCGGCAGCATCACGGCCCGCACCCCGGGCTTCCTCGCCGGGGCACTGACCCGCCAGGGCAAGGGCGGAGACTTCCGCAACCCCGAGCGGATCCGGAAGTGGGCCCACCACATCAGCGCCGAGCTCGTCACCGCCTGA